Proteins encoded together in one Cicer arietinum cultivar CDC Frontier isolate Library 1 chromosome 4, Cicar.CDCFrontier_v2.0, whole genome shotgun sequence window:
- the LOC101512409 gene encoding homeobox-leucine zipper protein HAT14-like, whose translation MEPARVLDNDEGESPNSGVSCFQMEFCMMNGAGRNSSREGGADRNSTSDDDEEENGSTRKKLRLSKDQSAFLEESFKEHTTLNPKQKLALAKQLNLRPRQVEVWFQNRRARTKLKQTEVDCEYLKRCCETLTEENRRLQKELQELRALKTSQPFYMQLPATTLTMCPSCERVATNSCNNNTRPKILPFSNVQAQSQQAQAHQISS comes from the exons ATGGAACCGGCGAGGGTGTTGGATAACGACGAAGGAGAATCACCCAATAGTGGTGTGTCATGTTTTCAGATGGAATTCTGTATGATGAATGGTGCTGGAAGAAACAGTAGTCGTGAGGGGGGTGCGGATAGAAATAGTACTAGcgatgatgatgaagaagaaaatgggTCCACTCGGAAGAAACTCAGACTCTCTAAAGACCAATCAGCTTTTCTTGAAGAAAGTTTCAAGGAACACACCACTCTTAATCCC AAGCAAAAACTTGCATTAGCAAAACAATTGAATCTTCGACCACGTCAAGTGGAAGTTTGGTTTCAGAACAGAAGAGCAAG GACAAAGTTGAAGCAAACAGAAGTGGATTGTGAATATTTGAAGAGATGTTGTGAAACATTAACAGAAGAAAATAGAAGGTTACAAAAGGAACTTCAAGAGCTTAGAGCATTGAAAACTTCTCAGCCATTTTACATGCAACTTCCAGCTACAACTCTCACTATGTGTCCCTCTTGTGAACGTGTGGCTACTAACTCTTGCAACAACAACACCAGGCCCAAAATATTGCCGTTCTCTAATGTTCAAGCCCAATCACAGCAGGCCCAAGCCCATCAGATTTCTTCTTGA